A genomic window from Chlorobium phaeobacteroides DSM 266 includes:
- the fbp gene encoding class 1 fructose-bisphosphatase, producing MNLITIERHILEQQKFFPEFTGELTDLLNDVAFAAKLVRREVVRAGLVDILGFTGDTNIQGEQVKKLDLFANDKIINAIGQHGRFAIMGSEENDGIIIPPKNETGSYALLFDPLDGSSNIDVNVSVGTIFSIYKLKGDDPGKASLNDCLQHGYEQVAAGYVIYGSSVVMVYTTGHGVHGFTYDPTIGEFLLSHENIVTPKSGKYYSINEGSYGQFNEGTKKYLDYIKEEDPATGRPYSTRYIGSLVADFHRNLLTGGIFVYPPTITHPNGKLRLMYEANPLAFICEQAGGRATNGKERILDLQPSELHQRTPLYIGSEADVMIAEEFEQGKR from the coding sequence ATGAACCTTATCACCATTGAGCGACACATTCTGGAACAACAGAAATTTTTTCCTGAATTTACCGGGGAGCTCACCGATCTTCTCAACGATGTTGCATTTGCTGCAAAACTTGTCCGCCGTGAGGTGGTTCGAGCAGGCCTGGTAGATATTCTCGGATTTACAGGCGACACGAATATTCAGGGCGAACAGGTAAAAAAACTTGACCTTTTTGCTAATGACAAAATCATCAACGCAATCGGTCAGCATGGACGGTTTGCCATCATGGGTTCCGAAGAGAATGACGGAATCATCATTCCTCCAAAAAACGAAACCGGCAGCTACGCCCTGCTTTTTGACCCGCTTGACGGTTCATCGAATATTGACGTCAATGTCAGTGTCGGCACTATTTTCTCGATCTATAAACTCAAGGGAGATGACCCCGGCAAAGCAAGTCTCAATGACTGCCTGCAACATGGCTATGAGCAGGTGGCCGCCGGATATGTTATTTACGGATCATCGGTCGTCATGGTCTACACAACCGGACACGGCGTTCACGGATTCACCTACGACCCGACAATCGGCGAGTTCCTTCTTTCCCATGAAAATATCGTTACCCCGAAAAGCGGCAAGTATTATTCCATCAATGAGGGATCATACGGGCAGTTCAACGAGGGAACAAAAAAATATCTCGACTATATCAAAGAGGAAGACCCGGCAACTGGACGCCCTTACAGCACCCGCTATATCGGCTCACTGGTGGCTGATTTTCACCGCAATCTGCTCACTGGCGGCATCTTTGTCTATCCGCCAACCATAACTCACCCGAACGGCAAACTCAGGCTTATGTACGAAGCCAATCCTTTGGCATTCATCTGCGAGCAGGCCGGTGGACGAGCGACAAACGGTAAAGAGCGCATTCTTGACCTCCAGCCATCTGAGCTCCATCAGCGTACCCCGCTCTATATCGGTAGTGAAGCGGACGTTATGATAGCAGAGGAGTTCGAGCA